One part of the Andrena cerasifolii isolate SP2316 chromosome 4, iyAndCera1_principal, whole genome shotgun sequence genome encodes these proteins:
- the LOC143368452 gene encoding uncharacterized protein LOC143368452: protein MCKSSMGAPRLVNVLLVLLIANFSVALSPAIHDRALLRSSSNFVAADPSIRENLAYLPARWRLISPLQLQLPEIQIQLLKSHVQEDKSNLWAASAEYKYSSQNYNIGNMESSGQITFDSKPDEKSNGVTKEGNVAKVSSAKAIPQLDMRNIIDVPTYDCPPGQRLDPNGKCRDIIQL from the exons ATGTGCAAATCATCGATGGGTGCTCCGCGTTTGGTCAATGTACTACTCGTACTTCTTATCGCGAATTTCTCGGTAGCGTTATCACCTGCTATCCACGACAGGGCGCTCCTTCGTAGTTCATCGAATTTTGTTGCTGCTGATCCATCGATTCGCGAGAATTTGGCGTACCTACCAGCCAGGTGGAGGTTAATTTCGCCGCTTCAGCTTCAGCTGCCTGAGATCCAGATTCAGTTGTTGAAGAGCCACGTCCAGGAGGACAAGAGCAATCTTTGGGCGGCCAGCGCTGAGTACAAGTATTCGTCGCAGAACTACAACATTGGAAACATGGAGTCGTCGGGCCAAATCACGTTCGACAGCAAACCGGACGAGAAATCTAACGGGGTTACAAAAGAGGGGAACGTGGCGAAGGTGTCTTCGGCTAAAGCGATACCGCAGCTCGACATGAGGAATATCATCGATGTACCAACGTATGACTGTCCTCCTGGCCAGAGGTTGGACCCTAATGGCAAGTGCAGAGATATTAT TCAACTGTAA